The Aspergillus fumigatus Af293 chromosome 5, whole genome shotgun sequence nucleotide sequence TGACATTGTACAAGCGTGTCATGATACGAGGTTACGGGCCAGGACAGTCATGAGAACGCCCTCCAGACATTTTCTCGAAATCAATGAAATCACATTGAATAGAAGTTATCAGGGAGAAGAACTCTGTCTCTAATGCCCTGGTTCAGAGTGGGAGTATTGTCCCTCCATTCTTTCGCTCTAGGATAGCATCCTGCGGTTCATCCAAATCCTCTCCAGCAGAAGTAATAAAGACCATCCTAAGTCCTGTAGACTTGCTTAATTCTCTAGGCTATCCATCAACCATAATggtcctctttcttctcccacttctGGCTTCGTCCATGACAACCGTGCGGTCTCCCGATCAGGTAATATTACGGACACGACGCGAGACACGTCGATCGCGTTTAGTTCGCGTCTTCGCGTTAACCAATCAGGAAGACACTGATACATCAGGCTAGGTATACACACGTTGTGCTTGATGCCTGAAGATCACGGCCACGATTCCACTTCGAGACATTTATTCATGATGGGGTTCGTAAGACTTTACTACGTGCCGTATGGGGTAGTACCAGAGACAGTCCCTGCTGAACTGCAAGGGTACAATTCCGAAAGCCCTTCTATCATCCCACCTTATTGGTAGTATCGATAGGGACCACGATAGTATCTATCAACCCACCGAAGGCCCCACCCTTGTCCCTTGCTTCTCCGAGACATTCACATTCTTGCTCGTGGATAAATCTCGCTTAGGAGCTTGAGAGTGATACTCTCTGATCAATTATCACACCTCCCTGGGTGGCGGAGACTCTCTCCTTGGTCCCTTCAGCCTTGTGTTTCAATTTTCGCCAGGCTTTGCTTGGTTCCAGCCAGAGAAACTCCGTCTCTGCTAGGTTAGCCCTGTATGGGTTCCAATGACCTTGCTTGAACTAGCCTGATGCAAAGATGCGGTCGTGAAGCTGTTTGATCATTTGGCGACCATAATGCATCAACTTGCAGCTCATGGGGTCTTATTCTTATGGTTCTGGGAGCATATGTCATGCTTAGCTTGAGCCACAGGCATTAATTTCTTTGATAACTGGCTGATGGCACAGACCGTCACAaagacagcaacatcatACACCTCCAGATGGCGATGCTTGGCAAGAGCCTCATGATCCTCGAGAATCAAGTCTACGAAGGGAGCATAGGAGGTGAAACATTCTTTGCTGCCCTTTTCAATGAACAATATCCATCTCTTTAGTCATCAAGGACTCCCATCACCAGGCAACTGAGACAGGGCCCAGTGTAGAGTCTAGGGTGACAGCTAAACGCAGACGCATCCTCCCGTCGTCCGGACGAACGAGTCCCAGCCTTCGGCGGGCCTGACACATGCAAGGGAACTAGATCAAATGAATAATGGCACACGGCATCTCACCGACGGCTATGATCAACATTCCGCAAGCACGATGACGCAAGAGATGCAGTGACGCCCCGCAGCCCCATTTGAGTCTTGAATAGTGACATATACAACTGAGGTTGCTCGACTGTCATGGCAACATTCGCAACCTTTGAAAGCTGCATTGCAGGTTTTGATCAATACGCATTACATGGTACTATTTGTTGAATATCTGCTTATGAGTAGCTAGTCCATCGGAGCCTTGCTCTATTCACTCACCTCGTTTTCCAGTTGGCAACAGGGATCATTCCCTCTGACCTGAGGCGAGACGTTCCCCCTTCCTGAATATCCCTCCTTTCAGGATTAGGACTCGAACCAAAACGTCTTGTTTGTGATACTTTGAAGGTGTAAGGTAAAGGAGCTCTGTAGTCAGGCGACCCACCGGTATTCCTTTGCATAGCTGGGCTTCAAGTTAGTTGTAAAAGTTAACTACGTCCTGGAGGTCCAAAGCTGCTGGACTTAGTGGGTGCATTATCATAATTATCTGCCAGAAGTCTGCACTTGTCTGGCAGTGCAGGTTCGCTTCCAATCGTGCTGACCAGCCTACGATGTATTACACTGCCAATGTGGATGCTCATTGTGCGTAAGCCACGGAGAAGCCGAGCATATATTGCTGAGagttcatcttctccaggatgAACTCCACGTTTTAACATCGCCAGTCAGCGTCAAAAGGGCCCTTCGACGTGCAGTATGGATTAAAGGAGAGCTCGCAAAAAGCAAAAGAGCAGAACTCTTGAGTTATATCAGCTACCTCATATGTTGGCTGTTCTCAGTACTGTTACCACCATTCAGTAACGACTCTATACCTACTTGATCTCAAGTATAATAAGATACCCTCGTATTCATTTTAGATATTCTCTACGAACAACAATCTAGGAATCTCATTCAGAATACCGCCCTCCTTCACCGAGTCTTAAacatctttctcatcctTTTGGCCTCTCTTGTCTCCCTCCGTACTGACAGATTCTCAACATGTGACGGTGGCCGGACCGAATCAACTCCAGTTTGCGACAAAGTTTGCGCCATATAACAAGCGATGTCGCTTCCCAGTGATACTATTTTTGACTTCCTCGTAGACCTCATTCCCGAATTCCTCCCAGGTGTTACTAGCACGCTTCTTTCTTGTTGAGCTATTGTTAATGTTCTTCAAGAGTGCGGTATTGGCCGTCGAAAAATTTGGGATTATAGGTGGGATTGCCCACTCATACTGGTTGAATTCTTCGCTTTCACTTCTGAGTACTTCAGATTGCTCTGAAGATTCCAGTCTTTGCTCGAGGGCATCTAACTTCCCTGCTTCTGATTCAATTTCGGCAGGGTCGTTTCCCAGATCATAAGCTTGATGTGGATTGTCGTCTAGTTGGCCGTGTGGCGGTAGTTCGGGGTCGGAGAGTGTCGGAGAGAGATCTCTGCGTAGTTCAGGCGATGATGATTCCTCTAATATTGACTCTTTAGAGCCACTTGCCCTTGGAACAGCTGATTTAAAAAGCTTACTTGGCAAACTCTCTTGGGAATGTGTCTGAGCGACATCTCCGTTTGTCTTCCGGACTTGAATCAGATCGAGGTCGACCATTAGTGGCTCCTTCGGTGCTCGAGGCTTCCAGTCCCTAATGGATCGCTTGTAGAGCGCTTCAAATGCCTCCTTATGAACAGGGTTGGTGAACCAACAATGGCCCAATGCCTGCTTCACATCCATGCGCTTTGCCTCATCGAAGACCAGGAGACGAAGAACAAAGTCTTTCGCCCGCTTACCAATCATGTTGCAGGTCAAATTTGCCTCGAGGCTGTCGAGAGCACCCTGTCTATTGCCCTGACTGGTTTCACACTTAGGTGATGGAGTGTTGAAAGGAGGTTCCCCGGTCAGGAGCACGGTCGTCACACAGCCTAGGGACCACAGATCTACGGCTTTGGTATAGCCTTGTCGGCTGGACCGAAGGACCTCGCTAGGACAAGAGTCAGTATATTAGAGTATAGAGGCCATTTTGCACTTACGGAGCACTGTAGTCATATGTGCCGATTTTCGTGGACATTCTTTCAATCCGTGGCTGTACCAGCCTCGCACATCCAAAGTCAGTGAGTACCACTCTGCTCCCATCTGCCAGGGATGTCATGAGAATATTGTCTGGCTTCAAGTCTCTGTGAGCAATATTCTGCTCATGGAGGTAATCCAGAGCCATGAGAACCTGTCTCACAATGACAGCGGCTTCAATGTCACCAAGCCTTCCACCTTTGTATTGTATGAACGAAAACAGGTCGCCAGCGGTCACGAGGTCCTGAAAAAGGTAGCTTCCTTCAGTTAGTGCAGGGCTTGAATCTCATCAAAGGCTCGTCTCACATCGTATTGC carries:
- a CDS encoding FHA domain-containing serine/threonine-protein kinase; the encoded protein is MSKHRPSCQGCYVGTLLEMDPQTGKTSNPLNISGSNELYVGRDRKRWYGVSFHESFNANWNISQYVVNDPFISNRHLRIYTIIFDQENPDEVAPLVYAQDISLNGTSWNNYPMGKGNGSFLLSDGDTLKLSPSVHLLYRRDGHRSEDHFDMLQRVEMRVGHSVFEDQYTITQRKLGSGAYGQVHMAFNKVTGQQLACKIVDLRTLKDRVIEDFEGQKSRFFGMDTDRIVAARAHNGYIARKIHEKLEIYDREARILARLCHDLVTAGDLFSFIQYKGGRLGDIEAAVIVRQVLMALDYLHEQNIAHRDLKPDNILMTSLADGSRVVLTDFGCARLVQPRIERMSTKIGTYDYSAPEVLRSSRQGYTKAVDLWSLGCVTTVLLTGEPPFNTPSPKCETSQGNRQGALDSLEANLTCNMIGKRAKDFVLRLLVFDEAKRMDVKQALGHCWFTNPVHKEAFEALYKRSIRDWKPRAPKEPLMVDLDLIQVRKTNGDVAQTHSQESLPSKLFKSAVPRASGSKESILEESSSPELRRDLSPTLSDPELPPHGQLDDNPHQAYDLGNDPAEIESEAGKLDALEQRLESSEQSEVLRSESEEFNQYEWAIPPIIPNFSTANTALLKNINNSSTRKKRASNTWEEFGNEVYEEVKNSITGKRHRLLYGANFVANWS